Proteins co-encoded in one Oncorhynchus kisutch isolate 150728-3 linkage group LG1, Okis_V2, whole genome shotgun sequence genomic window:
- the LOC109897730 gene encoding transcription factor MafB-like, producing MTAESHTNLGLPKTPLGYVSEFDLMKFEVKKETMQGIDHSFIGPCSELQRPDSVSSTPVSTPCSSVPSSPSFNPGEQRNPDDLYWTPSSGGYSQQMYPHTFGLTPEDAVEALIGTTVHGHQPTPNGHQHALQAEFEGYGAAHNLNGHVQQYPGLIRQPDGLSGHPDMQDMHCQNQYHHKQDLDSSAPHSPDSQLSAHHLHQQNRHDRRLNVESAFSDDQLVSMSVRELNRHLRGLTKDDMMRLKQKRRTLKNRGYAQSCRYKRVQQKHVLEHEKTSLVTQVEQLKHELNRLARERDAYKLKCEKLTGSNGYHETGSTSDNPSSPEYFM from the coding sequence ATGACCGCCGAATCGCATACAAATCTGGGTCTGCCGAAAACCCCTTTGGGTTATGTCAGTGAGTTCGACTTGATGAAGTTCGAAGTGAAGAAGGAGACAATGCAGGGGATTGATCACTCGTTCATTGGGCCGTGCAGCGAGCTCCAGAGACCGGACTCAGTCTCCTCTACACCCGTCAGCACCCCTTGCAGTTCGGTGCCATCGTCACCGAGTTTCAATCCGGGTGAGCAAAGGAACCCTGATGATCTTTACTGGACGCCCAGCAGTGGAGGTTATTCTCAGCAAATGTATCCCCACACTTTTGGCCTGACACCTGAGGACGCAGTGGAGGCCCTTATCGGTACCACAGTCCACGGGCACCAACCCACTCCAAACGGTCATCAACATGCTCTCCAAGCAGAATTCGAAGGGTACGGGGCGGCACATAACCTCAACGGCCATGTCCAGCAGTACCCTGGACTTATCCGTCAACCCGACGGTCTCTCGGGTCACCCTGATATGCAAGATATGCACTGCCAAAATCAATATCACCACAAGCAGGACCTCGACAGCTCGGCTCCGCACTCACCCGACTCCCAGCTTAGTGCGCACCACCTCCATCAGCAGAATCGCCACGACAGACGACTCAACGTGGAGAGCGCCTTCTCGGACGACCAGCTGGTCTCCATGTCAGTGAGGGAGCTCAATCGGCACTTGAGGGGTCTGACCAAGGACGACATGATGCGTCTGAAGCAGAAGCGCCGAACCCTGAAAAACCGTGGTTACGCACAATCGTGCCGCTACAAACGCGTTCAGCAGAAACACGTTCTTGAGCACGAGAAGACCAGCCTTGTCACACAGGTGGAGCAGCTGAAGCACGAGCTCAACCGACTGGCACGCGAGAGGGACGCATATAAACTCAAATGCGAGAAATTGACTGGTTCGAATGGTTACCATGAAACTGGGTCTACCAGTGACAACCCTTCCTCGCCTGAGTATTTTATGTGA